aaatacgtcctctgagagtggttaaccttaaccatttagaataagttgattaagtaacatgtaactagtgaaagggtagcattaaatttaattaagccacggggaggctgtgcatagttactttttattcttatacgctctgccatatttgcctgttataaaattattagaaaaaccacatcaggtaaagccagctgtgcatgtaaacacaatgataacaggaagcctgagaacaaatcaacatttttgtgtgcagaattaccaacaccatgtggtttacttacgtgcaacagcaaccgtttcttctgatgcgatgttaaagtttacactctgtatccacccgcttacaaaataattgtaagcctccagggatttgttggcgtgttatgaagcatgttgtcaacacgaggtagggaaagatgtccagagatgtcacatttggccagcaagctttctccgtcaaaaaaaaaatcacccttggtcaggacgtaattaggatcaatcccgccacacagagacaccttctgcctgtatcgttgtttttgatctttcggtaaatcgtgaaaatactgcgaaaattacatcaggttgataagctctaccgtgtaactcgcgagtgtaccttgtgaaccggcggacacccaatatggcgcccgaaggaaaaactcccatgatgcattacgatgtgcaagcgacctatacaacttcacgtaacgcaacgtacgtgacagtatctcccggcatgaaattatacggtcaactactgaactgtatggaatgcttatgaaataagatcaaaacaataaatgaagcaaaattacgagaaggtaagtttgcttgaggtcaaaaatgagttttaagaaccagaataaaaaacaatttaccagttttaagaaccaaaataaaaaacaatttaccactatccgccattttggttgtttactttcgcctcgaacaagctttcaggtcggaacggGGAAAACAACTTGGATATATCAGACtttcgaccatcctcgaatgcagcaaatGATGGGTTTTTCGTTTTTGTAGTTTTATtacagtaagatttttttttgtgtgtagttAATGGAGGAAGGCAGAGCTTGAATATAACTTTCAGGACAGAGTAAATAGCACTTTAATGGGTTAAGATTCGTCATGTGCTTTTGGATAAACCACAAGAAATTACGAAGATTCCCATGTCAGTATTCAGAGAACATTTATGGGTGACAGCTATACTCCGTTACATATCCAATTGTTTATAAAAATCGATTTCATcgtttcaaatcaaatcaatttttatttcactttaaaataaaagaaatgaaaggggacagaagagaacttgttttgtctgcccctaatcaacacaaaaaaaaaaagaatcaacacaaaatcaatgacagcaagcggttaagacgTTTTTATTACAATACtaccaaacaattcaaaaataattgaactgcatgtccttttatgatatatattttttcagtaaatatgcttttatacattttttaaaaatacaaatatattgagaagattttgttttacaatccaaattgttccatagactgacaccttgagttgaaatgcatcgttctttttgttttgttctgtatttaggtttagagaaaatgtatattcctcttaatttatactcactttccctttttataaatctagtttgtatattaactggtagaaTTTCGTGGTGGGCTTTATACAATACTTTAAGGCGGTTAAATTTTTAAATCTTTAGTTGTATACATAATGGATTTCTTCAGTTTGAATTAAATACTAAATTGCATATTAGCATTACTCATTCATTCCaggcccagaaaaaaaaaaaaaaacactttagtaACTTGAATACAAGTCTAATTTTTCAAACTTCATTTTCATGATGTTGGCTGTGAATCAATTGACAAGACTTGTTTCATGGCAACAATCAGGAACAGTTTAATGTCAAAAACTAATGTGAACACAACGGTCGTAAACATACCAAACGGATTAAGGGCGACACCTCTAACAAATATGTCCAGAgtgaatgaagaaaaaaaaaagaaaaaaaaagaaaaacacagccGGGCATTTCACAACTGATTTTCTTCTTTATAGTACTGCCGAGGAAACGCTGCTGACAAGAGGCTTCAGTGCCTCGTGTTTGTGTGATGCACTTCAAAAAGAGGTTATACAGTAATAGACTTCCATGGCACACCGCTATTGTCTTTTTGTTACTTTCTATTTTAGGCGTAAGTCTCAGCGCTTGGGTATTATGATAAAATGCATGCCTCTTGGACACATCTTCCCCAATGGTGTCCAATCGGTTAgcgatagcattttttttttttaatgggttttACAATTATATTGTTGTAATTACAAGTCGCTCCAAACCTGAGTAGTCACGATGATTATTGATGTTTTAACATACAAAAAGGTATGCACATTTGTCTCCACTTCCTGTGAATGGCGAGCGCGTTCCTTCACATCCCTTTGTTGAAAACTTGCAAATCAAACAGTACTTAGTGTGGAAAACAAATCAAAGTTACTGAGGAAATGAaatgacacttaaaaaaaatgcatccacCAAAATTGCAATAAGGAATGACAAACAGAAGTTGAACTCCTCTCAAGCTGGCCATTGGCATGCTGCATAAAATTGCATAATTCTTATTTAAATAGAAAAAGTCCAGAGGAGAGCACACATTCCGTGCCTTTGAAATAACTTGTAATACTTTTGTTTTCCCATACAGAGATGTGAAATACAGGGGGACGCCTCCCTTCAACTTAAATACACAATTGCACCTGCCGTCCACACACGCAACATTTGCGTGCTTATCTGCACATTTCAGGAAGGAGAGATCAGCAGCAATTTGACACCAGGAGAAAAGTGGGACTGACGACTGCAGCCCAGAGGTCAAAGTACGGAAGCGTTATGTTCCTTTTTTGTCTCTCAATCACaccctgtgtccaaattcacacgGCTGGGTCCTTGAAGGTCGTATTTGTCGGCTGCATCACGTCACTCCCGGCGCGACTCGACTCCGTAAGTCTGTGCGTACGGTCGAGTCACGCGGCTgacaaattcggccttcggCGGACCCAGCcgtgtgaatttggacacaagcaCAGACGTTCTGCCTTTCGATAAAGGGTATATCATCACCTAAATTCCCTCCGAGGGCACTTAACAAGGAGATGCGCATACTAGAGTGAACTGCGAGCAGATTCGAGCACTTTCCATGTGAGGAATCACGACTGCAGAAGGGTTCGCTTGCTCAGTGTCTCTGGTCTCCCACTTCATGAGGCGACCCGCTAGGAGGGAGGAACTGCTGAGATGTCCGCAGCCCACCTGGGTGTAAACAGAGGGAGAGAaacgaggaggaggtggaggttaGCCACAAGCACTGATCaaaactggatagctgataggccaagTCTATTGAGGCTGCAAGACCGCCattttgctcctcccaagaaacggttctcggcatatgatcctatccattttacagtattgaaattggagaacatttgagacagtacttagcagaaaacagcatgatttatgatgttttaaatgtattaaacataaaaaaaaaaaatagaagacattcagacattttacaacttgccttaaatacgtgtcgttatctttatttatatagcgctttcaaacagccttatataaattattatatgcttaatgatgtttagtacaggaggaaactcgctcccagccattttcacagaagcaatctagttcgctcccggctgtttaactggattttgacttattttttaaagcccacagaatattgttctattgctataaaaatatgcaacctatcaaaagaaaaatttaagtctcttctttcatcaggaaaaaaaaagtatatgtgTTTcaattttgtagcaattagcaaaaCATAGAGAAGTTTAatcgtttttcacaaatctattcagaattgtaattgagctttttttttctttcaacatggccttggttgatctcctttgctctgctgctacctgctggccctttgtgtaataactaccatttctgcaaccgttctttgcagttgagaggctgcatcaaagccttctggatgctctagtctcaacaaaaacaaaaaacgtataaataagtctttgggacacttaaaacatatttacatgttttggggagaaaattagttaaagaattataactaattcaacaaaagacgcctctgccaaatctaatattggggtccaaGGAATTGggcgaaaaaagaaaaatgcaacaaaaacgttgaataaggattcataaaatcacaatgtatgtcgccataaacattaaatgacgtcaaGGTCAATtacgtgtttgttttttaatcaatgggtagagcaacatctaagtgcagcgctgcctggtcaatgggttgtggaatcaaaaaacacccactaactatggccagcagatggcagcattgtgtctcttttcaatgggctgctggtgtatggaattacaataaaacatgacggaatccgATGAAATATGATTAAATAGAAggtccggccttatactaactgtctacgagctgtatatgtcacaTCTGTTCGTATGCCATATAGTTTataccaggggtctccaagttcggtcctcgagagcccctgtccagcctgttttccatgtttctctccactaacacacgtGATTCATGattgggatcgttatcaggcttctgcaaagcttgcagATTagttgatcattagattcagctgtgctgaaggacggagacatagaaaacaggctggataggggatctcgaggacccaacttggagacccctggtttatgcagtagtctgcttgcgatgtgggagtaacaagatggctgccctgtgactCCAACGGctttgcactggcgtgtatgggctatcagctatcTAGTCTTATATACATGTCAGTAGCCATAACGCTGCAAGTTAGACGAGAAATGCTGCAGTGCAGGAGAGGAGCAAGAAAGAGAAGTAAGAGATGCAAATGGACCTGCAGCACCGGCGCCACCTTTGGGGAGTTTGCTCGGTTTGGAGCAAGAAGCAGCGGAGGACGAGGCGGAAGGGTGCTGATTGTGATTGGCCTCGGGGTGCGTCCTCTTTCGCGACGGCGAAGACGTCAAAGACGCGGCTCCACCGTGAGGAAGCGCGCTTCCGTCGGGGGTGATCAGTCCCGGGGGGCCTCGAAACAGGCCGTCGGTGTGCGCGTGAGGGTTGGATTTGTGAAGGCGGTGAACGCCGTGGTCGGCGCCTCGCTGCGTTTTGTCTCTGCTCACCAGCGGGCTGGAATGTTTACTCTTGCTGTTAGCGCCTTCGTCCGACGAGCTGTGGCGCTCGGCCGAGGACGACACTTTGATTTTCATCTTGAGCTCCTCCTTGCTTCTGTCCAACTGAGAGCTTCCTCCGGAGGCGGGAATCGCCAGGTGGAGGTTAAGCGCACTTTTATCCCATTTGTCGGCGTGCTGGCGCTTGTCTTGCCCCGCCGCCGCGCAAGGGACTCGATTCTTCATCGGCGAGGCGGTGGCGCTGCTCCCGCTTTGCGTCTGTGAATACTTTCTATGCTCGAGCTGGCTCGAAGCAGGCGGTGCATAGCTTGAGGCAGCCGAGGGATCCCCTCGCATGTCGACGTGCTGCTCCTGTCGGCTCTTCTGCCCGCAAGCAGCAACGTCTGCAGCGTGTTTTTCCCTGTATTTGTCCAGCGACATTTTGGGGGCTGACGAGTGTTGCGGCGGCGGATGCTTGCCAACGCATGAgcttttcacttcctgtttgatggTGAGATCCACAGTTTTCTCAGTTTTGATTGCTAATGGCAAACAGGAAGCAGACAGCGGGCTGAGGGGTTCCTGTTTCATACAGCCGGATGAAAACCCCGCGTGACTCAGGCTGCTTTGGGGCCACTCGCTATGGCTAGGCGGGTTGTAAGGGCCACCAGCCAAGGGGCCCAGAGACAGCGGTCCGCCTCCAGATGGAGCAGGAATAGACACGAAAGCGGCGCCTACTTTGGAAAAACTCGAGCGGGGTACTCCGACGAGGGAGTCCTCAAGCAGGGAATGGTCTTGGAGCATCGACGGTCCCGCGACGGAGGCATCTGTCAGTTGGCTGTTCTCAGATTTGGGCTTCTTAGCAGCTTGGGTTGCCTGAGATttagatgaaaacatttttgtttacatcATCTTGGTGGACTGTGTCACTGTACCAAATGATCTTTCAAAATCACATgcatatattatttatcctctgaAGAACAActttcctttattttttatttttattttcttgttcatttgaatacagagacgaacacagagacgaacaaccatccacacacacactcacaccttgggacaatttggagcgccgaattaacctgccatgcatgtctttggaatgtgggaggagaccggagtacccggagaagacccacgcaggcacggggagaacatgcaaactccacccaggaaggccagagcctgggcttgaacccgagtcctattacctgaccaatatatcgctaatcgtggtatcgtcatactgtgagatcatcgttatcgtgagccttgtgtcGCAGAtggtatcatatcgtgaggtacccagaggttcccacctttatttttgacaaaccgAAGTAAGCTTGTATGTCAAGGGACCACTGTAG
The Festucalex cinctus isolate MCC-2025b chromosome 11, RoL_Fcin_1.0, whole genome shotgun sequence DNA segment above includes these coding regions:
- the LOC144030490 gene encoding cyclin-T2-like isoform X2, whose amino-acid sequence is MATNSLHLTTFCLQYKPTVIACVCIHLACKWSNWEIPVSTDGKHWWVYVDSSVTLELLDELTHEFLQILEKTPSRLKRIRNWRATQAAKKPKSENSQLTDASVAGPSMLQDHSLLEDSLVGVPRSSFSKVGAAFVSIPAPSGGGPLSLGPLAGGPYNPPSHSEWPQSSLSHAGFSSGCMKQEPLSPLSASCLPLAIKTEKTVDLTIKQEVKSSCVGKHPPPQHSSAPKMSLDKYREKHAADVAACGQKSRQEQHVDMRGDPSAASSYAPPASSQLEHRKYSQTQSGSSATASPMKNRVPCAAAGQDKRQHADKWDKSALNLHLAIPASGGSSQLDRSKEELKMKIKVSSSAERHSSSDEGANSKSKHSSPLVSRDKTQRGADHGVHRLHKSNPHAHTDGLFRGPPGLITPDGSALPHGGAASLTSSPSRKRTHPEANHNQHPSASSSAASCSKPSKLPKGGAGAAGGLRTSQQFLPPSGSPHEVGDQRH
- the LOC144030490 gene encoding cyclin-T2-like isoform X1 encodes the protein MAASRGSSRWVFTREQIQSTPSRRCGVEPDRELSYRQQAANLIQDMGQRLNVSQLTINTAIVYMHRFYMHHSFTKFHRNTISPTTLFLAAKVEEQPRKLEYVIKVAHACLNPQESPLDTKSNAYLQQAQELVILESIVLQTLGFEITIDHPHTDVVKCSQLVRASKDLAQTSYFMATNSLHLTTFCLQYKPTVIACVCIHLACKWSNWEIPVSTDGKHWWVYVDSSVTLELLDELTHEFLQILEKTPSRLKRIRNWRATQAAKKPKSENSQLTDASVAGPSMLQDHSLLEDSLVGVPRSSFSKVGAAFVSIPAPSGGGPLSLGPLAGGPYNPPSHSEWPQSSLSHAGFSSGCMKQEPLSPLSASCLPLAIKTEKTVDLTIKQEVKSSCVGKHPPPQHSSAPKMSLDKYREKHAADVAACGQKSRQEQHVDMRGDPSAASSYAPPASSQLEHRKYSQTQSGSSATASPMKNRVPCAAAGQDKRQHADKWDKSALNLHLAIPASGGSSQLDRSKEELKMKIKVSSSAERHSSSDEGANSKSKHSSPLVSRDKTQRGADHGVHRLHKSNPHAHTDGLFRGPPGLITPDGSALPHGGAASLTSSPSRKRTHPEANHNQHPSASSSAASCSKPSKLPKGGAGAAGGLRTSQQFLPPSGSPHEVGDQRH